From the Candida dubliniensis CD36 chromosome 2, complete sequence genome, the window GGAGTAACATTACCAAAACCAAAGCTCCCTCCCATAATGGAGACCCACTTAACCTTTGACTTGACATCTGGGTATTTTGTAATTAGCTTGGCAACATTTGTTAATGTACCCGTGCATACAAGATTGACATTTTCAGAATTTAAGTCTATTGCTTGTTTCATAGCTTCAATGCAATCCATATCTTGAGTAATTTCATTGACTGTGTTCTCGGGAAATTCAATACCAGCTAATCCATTCTTGCCATGTACTTCCAAAGCAAATTTAGAAGGGACTTTGAGTGGAAATTCGGCTCCCTTATAaactttaattttattatggACTTGTAATAGGTCTAGTAATCCCAATGTATTGTGTGTCGTCATACTAATTGGAGCATTTCCATGGACTGTGGAAATACCTAAAAGCTGGAATCGACTATCAAACAAGGATAACAAGATAGCAAACGCATCATCGTTTCCTGGATCACAGTCTAACCAAATTGGAATGGGCTGTTTTGTCATTGGTATTTGGATAAAGAGAAAAACGTTACTTAAAGGAAAATAACGtggttttttgttttgttatagtttttcatttacacatttcttttttttcaacacaACAAATACAAGCGCTTTTATATTCTGTCGATCTGAATAAAAACATGAtgcttttgttttgttagAGTATCTCCGCAAAACAGGTTTCAATAGTTGCAAGATGCTGCGAAGTATTTGGTCGGATGCGTCTAGCTACAGCCTCAGTTCTTAACCGTTATGTAAATATGACATAATTCTTACTGATGCTTTTCCTGCATTTATTTGCCTAGATACAGATATATGTCTATGTAATGTGTGGGGTATGTTCATATGCAATGACTGTTAAAAATGCGAAAGTAGTCTTCACTTTTTAATGACCTGATACTATACCCACCACTTCAGCTAGCACTAAGACTCCAAACTCTTTCCATTCAAAgtatttcaattaaattgatataataATGGTGTTACAACAAGTGACCACAATGATTACATATGCCACAGATGCACCAATGAAAAATGGCATCACAACCAAATGAAACCGTATCCACAATAAAGATTCAACAATGACAAGCATACCCGCTATAGTGATCAACTTTTACTACTTATAGTTCCAATCGTTGCACAGAACACCTCCAAAGtatcatttttttcttgtcttcTATTAAAGTTTAATGACACCTTACACatacataaaaaaaaaaaaagatggGGAAAGAATAACAtcttcattaattgataaataaataaataaataattagaCATAATGTAACATACATTTCAATACTCAATATCATTGTACTGTTTTATcaatctttttcttttttttttttttagattttCGTTACAATGTACTTCAGTTCTTAGAACACTTCAGTTGTGGATAGTTTTCTAGTTTCTGTGAGTGGAATATCTGCTGATATACTGTGCTTTATCTTAATCATTAGTTCAGTGTCGTGTACATCCTCGGTTACCAGCTGTATCTTTTCATTCAAAACCTCCTCTTCTTGTTGGTGATGATCGTTTGAAGATCCTTCTTCATTGGCCATACCAGGTACCTGCCCTTCCAACTTGAGCTCCTGTTGAATATTACAGGCgttcaattgttttaacTTTTTGCATATAGTATATCCGATAGTTCCAATGACATCTTCTGCCCATACAATATCAAGATGATTATAAGTGGGGATTGCTACAGTCTCCAAATTACCGCCTTCTCTATATCCAGGTTCATACTTTCTCATATGTGCAACGACCTTTGCTCCGTCTACTAAAAAGTCCTCATCGCCGGTAAAAACAATCATGGGAACCCTAACGCCATTGAACCACGTAGCatcaaattggaaataaCTCTTTTTGTCGTCAGTGACATTCTCTGTAAAATGGGCATCGCTAGCATAAGCAGCTTTTGGTTGTAACAAAG encodes:
- a CDS encoding Uridine nucleosidase (Similar to S. cerevisiae URH1) gives rise to the protein MTKQPIPIWLDCDPGNDDAFAILLSLFDSRFQLLGISTVHGNAPISMTTHNTLGLLDLLQVHNKIKVYKGAEFPLKVPSKFALEVHGKNGLAGIEFPENTVNEITQDMDCIEAMKQAIDLNSENVNLVCTGTLTNVAKLITKYPDVKSKVKWVSIMGGSFGFGNVTPYAEFNFHTDPHAAKLVIQELSNKVILSPLNFTHKVIATPEIRKHMYEDNNEKRNSPIRNVFFRILTFYYKVYAANGFLEGPPIHDPLAVYSLLPFINSFEQYGYSCVQKNIDVITEGVRLGESVIIEGGNTNNGVYIGQGIDNKKFWDSVLLALLKADLHAKS